GTCAGAAACTGAAGCTGGGCAAGAAATATTGAATCAAATCAGTTTAAAAGATACTGAAAATAATCACTATCTAATTAAAGATGCACAGCTAGAACGTGTTAGAGCAAAACTGAAAAGAAAAGTTCAGACTACAGGTTTAAAATCAAAGCTGTTGAAAAATCCTGACCATCCTAGATGGGACGAAGTTGCTGAACGTTGTTTAGCTTGTTCAAATTGTACAATGGTTTGCCCAACTTGTTTCTGCGCAGATGTATTTGATATAAATGATTTAGACGGAAACACCAAAAGAGAACGACGATGGGATTCTTGTTTCACATCTGATTTTACTTACATCCATGGTGGGAATATCCGTCATTCAGTCAAGTCTCGATATCGTCAATGGCTCACCCACAAATTTGCTTCTTGGCAAGACCAATTTGATTCACTCGGCTGTGTTGGTTGTGGTCGCTGCATCACATGGTGTCCCCCCGGTATCGATATCACTGAGGAATTGAAAGCACTTTCAATACCCCCGAATCAATATAAAAAAGGAGAAATAAATCATGTCTAATTTTATTGCTGAACAATTATCAGAGCATCCCATTTTTAAAGGACTACCATTTATAACGCTAAACGATATGATTGATTGCGCTTCAGAAAAAATATTCTCCAGGGGTAGCACAATATTTTTAGAGGGTGAAGATGCCAATTACTTCTATCTCATTTTGTCCGGTGCAGTCGATCTGTCTCTCCATACCCATAATAAAGGTCCTATAGCAATTCAATCCCTTCATAATGGAGATATCTTAGGATGGTCTTGGCTGTTTTCACCATTTGTTTGGCATTTTGATGCATTGGCTAGAGAAAAAACAAATACGATCAGAATAGATGGAAAATGCATTAGAAAACTATGTAAGGATAATCCTGAATTGGGATATGAATTAATGAACCGATTTTCAAAAGTAATGTTGGATAGACTGAATGCAACTCGGTTACAATTGGTTGATATATATGGATAATGACTCAAATTCGATAATGGCATTCAATCGCCACTCACCTTTAATCCCTGGGATTTTTGAGGTTAAATCAAAAAGTAAAGAAACCCATGACACATGGAGTATTGTCCTAAATAATAAAGAACCCTGCAGAGTTGAGACTTTTAATCCTGGTCAATTCAATATGTTATATGCTTATGGTACTGGAGAGATACCAATATCAATTAGTGGTGATTGTAGTAATCAAAAGTATATAGTCCATACAATTCGTGATGTAGGAAAGGTAAGCCACGCGCTTTGTAATTTAAAGTCCGGAGACCAAGTTGGAGTTCGTGGACCATTTGGAACCACCTGGCCTATGGATCAATTAAAAGGTAAAGATGTTGTCATCATTGGTGGTGGGATTGGATTAGCACCTATACGACCAGTTATTTTTCATATTCTTGAAAATAGAGATGATTATAATCGAGTAGCCATTGCCTACGGAGCAAGAGCTCCGGAAGAAATGTTATATCCAACTCAAATAATGGATTGGCGAAGTCACCTTGATATGCAGGTTCGAGTCACAGTGGATTCTGCATCACCTAAATGGCATGGCCAAGTTGGTGTAGTAACAACATTAATCCCAAGATTGAATTTTAATCCTGACAATACAGCTGCATTAGTTTGCGGACCCGAGATTATGATACGATTCGCCGTAAAAGAGTTGATTAGCAATGGGATTAACCCTGATGAAATTTGGGTGTCAATGGAACGAAATATGAAATGTGGAATCGGATTAAGTGGCCATTGTCAAATGGGATCTATGTTCGTTTGTAAAGATGGTCCTGTATTTAATTACATGGATGTAGAACGATATTTTCGAATCAAGGAGTTATAATGTCTAATACAAAACCTAAACTCGCTGTATGGAAATTTGCTTCTTGTGATGGGTGTCAGTTATCTCTATTAGATTGCGAAGATGAACTTTTAGCGGTTGCGGAAGCTGTTCAAATAGCCTATTTCCCAGAAGCAACTCGAGAGGTTGTGGAAGGACCTTACGACGTATCCTTTGTTGAAGGATCAGTTACAACACCTCATGATGAAGAACGGATTAAAGAAATTCGTGAAATGTCCGGCATTGTTATTACCTTGGGTGCTTGCGCAACATCTGGAGGTATACAAGCATTAAGAAATTTCGCGGATGTAAATGAATTCACCAATATTGTCTATGCGCACCCCGAATATATCAGTACGCTTGATACATCTCACCCAATTTCAGATTATATCAATGTGGATTTTGAACTTAGGGGCTGCCCGATTGATAAATATCAACTTTTAGAAGTAGTGATTTCACTACTTGCAGGTAAGCGACCTGCTATTCCAACACATTCAGTCTGTATGGATTGCAAGTTGAAGCTGAACACATGTGTATTAGTTGCAGGGAATGAACCTTGTCTCGGTCCTGTCACTCAAGCTGGATGCGGCGCACTCTGTCCATCTTACAATCGTGGATGTTACGGTTGTTTCGGCCCACAAGATTCAGCGAATACAGATTCAATGACGGAAGTCTGGCGACACCTGGGTGTTTCAGATGACACCATCCTGCAGACATTTCGGGGATTTAATGGATTTATAGAACCTTTTAAAGGAGCAAGTGAACGCCTTGAAGAACACAAAAACCATTAAAGTCGATTATCTTGCCCGCGTTGAGGGTGAAGGTGCTTTGTTCATTAAAATCAAGGACAACGAATTACAAGATTGCAAATTAAAAATTTTTGAACCGCCGCGGTTTTTTGAAGCCTTTTTACAGGGGCGCCACTTTACCGAAGCACCGGATATTACAGCCCGTATCTGTGGAATTTGTCCCATTGCCTACATCATGAGTTCTATCCATGCCATGGAGCGAATTCTGGGTATTGAAGTAGGCGGACAACTTCGGGAATTGCGCCGGCTCATCTATTGCGGAGAATGGATAGAGAGTCACGTGCTCCATGTATTTATGCTTCATGCGCCGGACTTTTTGGGCTATCAGGATGCCATTCAACTTGCAGGCGATAAACCGGAATTAGTGAAAATGGCGCTGCGTCTGAAAAAGGCAGGGAATGAACTGGTTCGGCTCTTGGGTGGTCGGGAGATTCATCCCATTAATAATAA
This is a stretch of genomic DNA from Candidatus Neomarinimicrobiota bacterium. It encodes these proteins:
- a CDS encoding cyclic nucleotide-binding domain-containing protein, which translates into the protein MSNFIAEQLSEHPIFKGLPFITLNDMIDCASEKIFSRGSTIFLEGEDANYFYLILSGAVDLSLHTHNKGPIAIQSLHNGDILGWSWLFSPFVWHFDALAREKTNTIRIDGKCIRKLCKDNPELGYELMNRFSKVMLDRLNATRLQLVDIYG
- a CDS encoding FAD/NAD(P)-binding protein translates to MQLGYNWLIYMDNDSNSIMAFNRHSPLIPGIFEVKSKSKETHDTWSIVLNNKEPCRVETFNPGQFNMLYAYGTGEIPISISGDCSNQKYIVHTIRDVGKVSHALCNLKSGDQVGVRGPFGTTWPMDQLKGKDVVIIGGGIGLAPIRPVIFHILENRDDYNRVAIAYGARAPEEMLYPTQIMDWRSHLDMQVRVTVDSASPKWHGQVGVVTTLIPRLNFNPDNTAALVCGPEIMIRFAVKELISNGINPDEIWVSMERNMKCGIGLSGHCQMGSMFVCKDGPVFNYMDVERYFRIKEL
- a CDS encoding oxidoreductase codes for the protein MSNTKPKLAVWKFASCDGCQLSLLDCEDELLAVAEAVQIAYFPEATREVVEGPYDVSFVEGSVTTPHDEERIKEIREMSGIVITLGACATSGGIQALRNFADVNEFTNIVYAHPEYISTLDTSHPISDYINVDFELRGCPIDKYQLLEVVISLLAGKRPAIPTHSVCMDCKLKLNTCVLVAGNEPCLGPVTQAGCGALCPSYNRGCYGCFGPQDSANTDSMTEVWRHLGVSDDTILQTFRGFNGFIEPFKGASERLEEHKNH